From Streptomyces sp. NBC_00775, one genomic window encodes:
- a CDS encoding peptidoglycan-binding domain-containing protein: MSIPTEPGQPVRRPALEPTHVQRRRRSQALAELVRQVREDDGGADSDEGYESIAVPSTATRLLPPPEEYETQELPPVLAGENYAGGTAGQFPAPGRRYGGGHGPGRGFGLRRAAIAVAVTAAALVGFALALLLPGGAQDDAPATGAQPSTTPAARAPSGAADPDGTGTLREGDSGPEVTELQQRLLRIPNVYDNGTTSGTYDATLTAAVARFQLWYGIRGDETGVYGNDTRADLESRTGQ, encoded by the coding sequence GTGTCGATACCGACCGAGCCCGGGCAGCCGGTGCGGCGCCCGGCGCTCGAACCCACCCACGTCCAGCGCCGCCGCCGCTCGCAGGCGCTCGCGGAACTGGTGAGGCAGGTGCGCGAGGACGACGGTGGAGCCGACTCGGACGAGGGGTACGAGTCGATCGCGGTCCCCTCGACCGCGACGAGGCTTCTGCCGCCCCCGGAGGAGTACGAGACGCAGGAACTGCCGCCGGTCCTGGCGGGGGAGAACTACGCCGGGGGCACAGCGGGGCAGTTCCCCGCGCCCGGGAGGCGGTACGGCGGCGGTCACGGACCCGGGCGCGGCTTCGGCCTGCGGCGCGCCGCGATCGCGGTCGCCGTCACGGCGGCGGCCCTGGTCGGCTTCGCCCTCGCACTCCTGCTGCCGGGCGGCGCCCAGGACGACGCACCCGCGACCGGGGCCCAGCCATCGACCACGCCCGCGGCCCGAGCCCCGTCCGGGGCAGCCGACCCGGACGGTACAGGCACCCTCCGCGAAGGAGACAGCGGCCCCGAGGTGACGGAGCTCCAGCAACGGCTGCTCCGCATCCCGAACGTCTACGACAACGGCACCACCAGCGGCACCTACGACGCCACCCTCACCGCCGCCGTCGCCCGCTTCCAACTCTGGTACGGCATCCGGGGCGACGAGACGGGCGTCTACGGCAACGACACCCGGGCCGACCTCGAATCCCGGACGGGGCAGTAG
- a CDS encoding polysaccharide lyase 8 family protein yields MTTRWSRRGFLAASSGTALALGMHTTADALPLASAESAQTAEAADEFATLRAKWRTLILGEGFSPTAEPFTTRLTELGTTASQLQSTMAPTTGSLWPDLVYADPEPDTDQESYGYSGNLNSSYNRLSTLAQAYSQAGTGLTGDSGLRDDILTGLDHLYSEVYNENQTRYGNWYSWQIGAPQALLDVCVLMYDQLSAAQLANYVNAVDHFVPDSAVSSYSGTSTGANRVDLCRVLALRGVVGASSAKIALARDALSPVFPYVSSGDGLYTDGSFVQHTTVPYTGSYGSVLLGGLGMLFALLAGSTWEVTDSGRQIVFDAVENAWAPFLYNGLVMDGVSGRAISRGLSASDAKQIQQDDHRRGHPILASIVLLGQGASSTENARWRGLVKGWMQRDYYSPPMSDPSLGLTHLARLKGVQDDTTVSAIAEPTGHRLFTNMSRATHRRPGWAASISMADRRITYYETGNGENLHGWHTGSGVLYWWGDTFCNGQYSDAFWPTVDPYRLPGITASRKVLADAAGGDWGASLPDVNWVGGTTDGQRAAIGQYLKGLQSTLLAKKSWFCLDDSIVCLGAGIKCTDGTAVESTVENRNLGPTGSSAFTVDGTVKSTAYPWSETLTGATWAHIGGHGGYVFPGGATVKALRDARDGTWSAINKGGATTVLNRKYLTMYVDHGTDPTAATYGYLVMPGATAAETQTRAAATSWLTILANTDSQQGVSVPSLGFTGVNFWFGGTVGDLTASNPCCVMINEKSDGTAVICVSDPMRMQTSLTLTWNRAVSSVTSKPSTVTSATTGSSLTLTFGDLSTTAGVTQKITVKLG; encoded by the coding sequence ATGACGACTCGTTGGTCACGCCGTGGCTTCCTGGCCGCAAGCAGCGGTACCGCGCTCGCGCTCGGGATGCACACCACCGCCGATGCCCTACCCCTCGCGTCCGCCGAGAGCGCCCAGACCGCTGAGGCCGCGGACGAGTTCGCGACCCTGCGGGCGAAGTGGCGCACGCTGATCCTGGGCGAGGGATTCAGTCCCACCGCCGAGCCCTTCACCACCCGGCTCACCGAACTGGGCACCACCGCAAGCCAGTTGCAGTCGACGATGGCACCGACGACCGGCTCGCTCTGGCCGGATCTGGTGTACGCCGATCCGGAGCCCGACACCGACCAGGAGTCGTACGGCTACTCCGGCAACCTCAACTCCAGCTACAACCGGCTGAGCACGCTCGCCCAGGCCTACTCCCAGGCAGGCACCGGACTCACCGGCGACAGCGGCCTGCGGGACGACATCCTGACCGGTCTCGATCACCTCTACTCCGAGGTCTACAACGAGAACCAGACCCGCTACGGCAACTGGTACAGCTGGCAGATCGGCGCACCGCAGGCGCTGCTCGACGTGTGCGTGCTCATGTACGACCAGCTGTCGGCCGCGCAGCTCGCCAACTACGTCAACGCGGTCGACCACTTCGTGCCGGACTCCGCGGTCTCCAGCTACAGCGGCACGAGCACGGGTGCCAACCGGGTGGACCTGTGCCGGGTACTGGCCCTGCGCGGGGTCGTCGGCGCGAGCTCCGCGAAGATCGCGCTGGCCCGGGACGCGCTCTCGCCCGTCTTCCCGTACGTCAGCAGCGGGGACGGGCTGTACACCGACGGCTCGTTCGTCCAGCACACCACCGTCCCTTACACCGGTTCGTACGGTTCGGTGCTGCTGGGCGGGCTCGGGATGCTCTTCGCGCTGCTTGCCGGGTCCACGTGGGAAGTCACCGACTCGGGCCGGCAGATCGTGTTCGACGCGGTGGAGAACGCCTGGGCGCCGTTCCTCTACAACGGTCTCGTCATGGACGGCGTGTCCGGGCGGGCGATCAGTCGCGGCCTGTCCGCGTCCGACGCCAAGCAGATCCAGCAGGACGACCACCGGCGCGGTCATCCGATCCTCGCGTCGATCGTGCTGCTCGGGCAGGGGGCGAGCAGCACGGAGAACGCCCGCTGGCGCGGTCTGGTGAAGGGCTGGATGCAGCGCGACTACTACAGCCCGCCCATGAGTGACCCCTCGCTGGGCCTCACACATCTGGCCCGGCTCAAGGGAGTTCAGGACGACACCACGGTCTCCGCGATCGCCGAGCCGACCGGGCACCGGCTGTTCACCAACATGTCCCGGGCCACCCACCGCCGCCCCGGCTGGGCCGCGTCGATCAGCATGGCGGACCGGCGGATCACGTACTACGAGACGGGCAACGGCGAGAATCTGCACGGCTGGCACACCGGTTCCGGAGTGCTCTACTGGTGGGGCGACACCTTCTGCAACGGCCAGTACAGTGACGCGTTCTGGCCCACCGTCGACCCGTATCGTCTGCCGGGCATCACGGCCTCCCGCAAGGTCCTCGCGGACGCGGCGGGCGGTGACTGGGGCGCCTCCCTGCCGGACGTCAACTGGGTCGGTGGCACCACCGACGGGCAGCGGGCCGCGATCGGCCAGTACCTCAAGGGCCTGCAGAGCACACTGCTGGCGAAGAAGTCGTGGTTCTGTCTGGACGACTCGATCGTGTGTCTCGGCGCGGGGATCAAGTGCACGGACGGCACGGCCGTGGAGTCGACGGTCGAGAACCGCAACCTCGGGCCCACCGGAAGCAGCGCCTTCACGGTGGACGGCACCGTCAAGTCCACCGCCTACCCCTGGTCGGAGACGCTCACCGGCGCGACCTGGGCGCACATCGGCGGCCACGGCGGCTATGTCTTCCCCGGCGGGGCCACCGTCAAGGCGCTGCGCGACGCCCGCGACGGCACATGGAGCGCCATCAACAAGGGCGGCGCGACGACCGTCCTGAACCGCAAGTACCTGACGATGTACGTCGACCACGGCACCGACCCGACGGCCGCCACGTACGGCTATCTGGTCATGCCGGGCGCCACCGCCGCCGAGACCCAGACCCGCGCCGCCGCGACGAGCTGGCTGACGATCCTCGCCAACACGGACAGCCAGCAGGGTGTGAGCGTTCCTTCGCTCGGCTTCACCGGTGTCAACTTCTGGTTCGGCGGCACGGTCGGCGATCTCACGGCGAGCAATCCGTGCTGCGTGATGATCAACGAGAAGAGCGACGGCACCGCGGTGATCTGCGTCAGCGACCCGATGCGCATGCAGACCAGCCTCACCCTCACCTGGAACAGGGCGGTCTCCTCGGTGACTTCGAAGCCGTCCACGGTCACCTCGGCGACCACCGGCTCCTCCCTGACGCTCACCTTCGGCGACCTCAGCACCACCGCGGGCGTCACCCAGAAGATCACCGTCAAGCTCGGCTGA
- a CDS encoding alkaline phosphatase family protein encodes MSRTSEGMPLPSSVVPRVLVVGIDGVRLDTLRRLPTPHLDALAADGFLAPIEVDDRTPTMSGPCWATILTGVGVEKHGVWSNDFTGHRLDVFPEFATRLAAQSGRRTFVAAGWQPLMQVRDGGPLFRAPSRSTYVSPVADTPEAWETCDERITEEAVRVLGGDDMDASFVYLGSPDETAHFVGCGDAYEAAVLRADERVGRLLNAVRSRPAYDSERWTFLVVTDHGHVDAGGHGGRSEEERTAWLIATGPGLRAAPERIRHVDVAAQVFASLGVDADRHWTLDGRPLQQYRRASHEFGSADSLRLSRA; translated from the coding sequence ATGTCGCGCACTTCTGAGGGAATGCCCTTGCCTTCCTCTGTCGTCCCCCGCGTTCTGGTCGTCGGCATCGACGGCGTCCGCCTCGATACGCTGCGCCGCCTTCCGACCCCGCACCTGGACGCCCTCGCGGCCGACGGCTTCCTCGCGCCGATCGAGGTCGACGACCGCACGCCCACGATGTCGGGCCCCTGCTGGGCGACGATCCTCACCGGAGTGGGCGTCGAGAAGCACGGCGTGTGGAGCAACGACTTCACCGGCCACCGCCTCGACGTCTTCCCCGAATTCGCCACCCGGCTCGCCGCGCAGAGCGGCCGGCGCACCTTCGTCGCGGCGGGCTGGCAGCCGCTCATGCAGGTTCGCGACGGTGGCCCGCTCTTCCGCGCTCCGTCCAGGAGCACCTACGTCTCCCCGGTCGCGGACACCCCCGAAGCATGGGAGACCTGTGACGAGCGGATCACCGAGGAGGCGGTGCGCGTCCTCGGGGGCGACGACATGGACGCGTCGTTCGTCTACCTCGGTTCTCCCGACGAGACCGCGCACTTCGTCGGCTGCGGCGACGCGTACGAGGCGGCGGTGCTGCGCGCCGACGAACGCGTGGGGCGCCTGCTGAACGCCGTGCGCTCGCGGCCCGCGTACGACAGTGAGCGGTGGACGTTCCTTGTCGTCACCGACCACGGCCATGTCGACGCGGGCGGCCACGGCGGCCGCTCCGAGGAGGAACGCACCGCCTGGCTGATCGCCACCGGCCCCGGCCTCCGCGCGGCACCCGAGCGGATACGCCATGTCGACGTCGCCGCCCAGGTGTTCGCGTCCCTGGGCGTCGACGCCGACCGGCACTGGACGCTCGACGGCCGGCCGTTGCAGCAGTACCGCCGAGCCTCACACGAGTTCGGCTCGGCCGATTCCCTTCGGCTCAGCCGAGCTTGA
- a CDS encoding substrate-binding domain-containing protein, producing the protein MRLHVDQRHERVLELVRERGSLRVADLAAELGVSAVTLRRDVEALAAQGRVRRLHGAVVWPGDAAAEAQPRQESAEGAVIGMIVPTTTNIFADIVRGAREAIGAQGGRLVLGMTGYVDSEDAVQAEHLIAGGAEGLLVAPSWFGGVPLGGQEKWLLECTVPTVLVERSAPAGNPAAGLDRVRTDRAHGAAVAVGHFASLGHHRITAVLQEGPHATQISAGYLAAVQSLGLDVDSGAPSVREHGDYEASIDYLVEAVEKRGVTAALVHSDEDAIVLVPKLQARGIRVPEDLALIAYDDEVAGLSDVPLTAIAPPKRSVGELAAKLLLQRLAERTSGRRPAPRQHLELLPELRIRSSCGGEALDS; encoded by the coding sequence ATGCGACTGCACGTCGACCAGCGCCATGAGCGGGTGCTCGAACTCGTCCGGGAACGCGGCAGCCTCCGGGTCGCCGACCTCGCGGCCGAACTCGGCGTCTCCGCCGTGACCTTGAGGCGTGACGTGGAGGCGCTCGCCGCACAGGGCCGGGTGCGGCGGCTGCACGGCGCGGTGGTGTGGCCGGGCGACGCGGCCGCCGAGGCCCAGCCCCGGCAGGAGTCCGCCGAGGGTGCCGTGATCGGAATGATCGTCCCGACCACCACCAACATCTTCGCCGACATCGTCCGCGGGGCCCGCGAGGCCATCGGGGCCCAGGGCGGCCGCCTGGTTCTCGGGATGACCGGATATGTCGACTCCGAGGACGCCGTACAGGCGGAACACCTGATCGCGGGCGGTGCGGAGGGGCTGCTCGTGGCGCCCAGCTGGTTCGGCGGCGTGCCCCTGGGCGGCCAGGAGAAGTGGCTCCTCGAATGCACGGTGCCGACCGTCCTGGTCGAGCGTTCCGCGCCGGCCGGGAACCCCGCGGCGGGCCTCGACCGGGTGCGCACGGACCGGGCGCACGGCGCCGCCGTGGCCGTCGGTCACTTCGCGTCCCTCGGACACCACAGGATCACCGCGGTGCTCCAGGAGGGCCCGCACGCCACGCAGATCTCGGCGGGCTATCTGGCGGCCGTGCAGTCCCTGGGGCTGGACGTCGACTCCGGTGCGCCGTCGGTCCGCGAGCACGGGGACTACGAGGCCAGCATCGACTATCTCGTCGAGGCCGTGGAGAAGCGCGGCGTGACGGCGGCGCTCGTACACAGCGACGAGGACGCGATCGTGCTGGTGCCCAAGCTCCAGGCGCGCGGTATCAGGGTGCCCGAGGACCTCGCGCTGATCGCGTACGACGACGAGGTGGCGGGCCTCTCGGACGTCCCCCTCACGGCGATCGCCCCGCCCAAGCGCTCGGTGGGGGAACTGGCCGCGAAGCTGCTGCTCCAGCGGCTCGCGGAGCGCACGAGTGGGCGGCGCCCGGCGCCCCGTCAACACCTCGAACTTCTTCCCGAGTTGAGAATCCGTTCCTCCTGCGGCGGTGAAGCGCTCGACTCATGA
- a CDS encoding SpoIIE family protein phosphatase yields the protein MGASEERDVLARRRFDMADAAPLLLDARMAVTSWTADAERLLGYPAAEVLGRRAADLLLPEDAARIPELAEGCDEGSGWTGLMSARHRDGHAVLLMVRVVPVQRSDGPAHWVVLLADLAGGPGWDMSRSVLERMATRSPVGIAIVDTDLRYVWSNAALEQFGGGPPQQRLGRRLADVQPGLDAERLEAQMRRALETGDPVVAYEHVGRIRSAPHRETAHSLSFIRLEDDRGNPIGVYYTVVDVTERYRARRRLALLDRAGEHIGRSLDVLQTAQELADVAVPGLADLVAVDLLDSVLRGVEPAPGPQDDTDAVPLRRAGHQSVRGGVPESVVKVGDVARYPAGSPPIRCLADGESWREERLDPLAREWATGALEGRAASFLELGLHSVMIVPLRARGITLGITTFFRRGRQDPFDEDDLGLAEEFVGRAALCVDNARRYTRERDAALVLQRNLLPHRFPEQGAVEVSACYRPADELTGLAGDWFDVIPLSGTRVALVVGEVAGHGIDGAAAMGRLRAAVQTLADLDLPPEEVLAHLDDLVSRAAREEGSGADTLTSGMQAVGASCLYVVYDPVSGQCSMAGAGHPAPAIVSPDGTVTFADLPHGPALGVGGLPFESLELTLAEGSVLALHTDGLIATPRTGRDPEAGRERLRRALAAHPQPLDGLCRTIVDDLVPTRPYDDVALLMARTRRLGTEQVATWDLPLDPAVVADARKATTAQLSVWGLDELAFTTELVVSELVTNAIRHASGPIRLRLITEQTLICEVSDGGATAPHLRHPKTTDEGGRGLFLISQVTQRWGTRYTPEGKIIWAEQSLTEPPI from the coding sequence GTGGGTGCGAGCGAGGAACGAGATGTGCTGGCCCGTCGGCGCTTCGACATGGCGGACGCCGCGCCACTGCTGCTCGACGCCCGGATGGCGGTCACCAGCTGGACCGCGGACGCCGAGCGGCTGCTGGGGTACCCGGCCGCCGAGGTGCTGGGACGGCGCGCTGCCGATCTGCTGCTCCCCGAGGACGCGGCGCGGATCCCGGAGCTGGCCGAGGGGTGCGACGAAGGCAGCGGCTGGACCGGACTGATGTCCGCGCGGCACCGGGACGGGCACGCGGTCCTGCTGATGGTGCGGGTCGTTCCGGTCCAGCGCAGCGACGGGCCCGCGCACTGGGTGGTGCTGCTCGCGGATCTGGCGGGCGGTCCCGGCTGGGACATGAGCCGGTCGGTGCTGGAGCGGATGGCCACGCGCTCGCCGGTGGGCATCGCGATCGTGGACACGGACCTGCGGTATGTGTGGTCGAACGCGGCGCTGGAGCAGTTCGGCGGGGGCCCGCCGCAGCAGCGGCTGGGCCGGAGACTCGCCGATGTGCAGCCCGGCCTGGACGCCGAGCGGCTCGAGGCGCAGATGCGCCGGGCTCTGGAGACCGGTGATCCGGTGGTCGCCTACGAGCATGTGGGCCGGATACGGTCCGCGCCGCACCGCGAGACAGCCCATTCGCTGTCGTTCATCCGGCTGGAGGACGACCGCGGCAACCCGATCGGCGTCTACTACACCGTCGTCGACGTCACGGAACGTTACCGCGCCCGGCGGCGGCTCGCTCTCCTCGACCGGGCCGGTGAGCACATCGGCCGCAGCCTGGACGTTCTGCAGACCGCGCAGGAACTGGCCGACGTGGCGGTGCCGGGGCTGGCCGACCTGGTCGCCGTGGACCTGCTGGATTCCGTCCTCCGGGGAGTCGAACCCGCGCCCGGTCCACAGGACGACACGGACGCGGTGCCGCTGCGGCGCGCCGGGCATCAGTCGGTGCGGGGCGGGGTTCCCGAGAGCGTCGTGAAGGTCGGCGACGTGGCCCGCTACCCTGCCGGGTCTCCCCCGATCCGGTGTCTGGCCGACGGCGAGTCCTGGCGCGAGGAGCGGCTGGACCCGCTGGCCAGGGAGTGGGCCACGGGCGCCCTCGAAGGGCGGGCCGCCTCCTTCCTCGAGCTGGGGCTGCACAGCGTCATGATCGTGCCCCTCCGCGCCCGCGGAATCACCCTGGGCATCACCACGTTCTTCCGGCGCGGCCGCCAGGACCCGTTCGACGAGGACGATCTGGGCCTGGCCGAGGAGTTCGTCGGCCGGGCGGCCCTGTGCGTGGACAACGCCCGCCGGTACACCCGCGAGCGCGACGCCGCCCTTGTCCTGCAGCGCAATCTGCTCCCCCACCGTTTCCCCGAGCAGGGCGCGGTGGAGGTCTCCGCCTGCTACCGGCCCGCCGACGAACTGACGGGACTCGCGGGCGACTGGTTCGACGTCATCCCCCTGTCCGGCACGCGGGTGGCCCTGGTGGTCGGCGAGGTCGCCGGGCACGGCATCGACGGCGCCGCCGCGATGGGACGGCTGCGGGCCGCCGTGCAGACCCTCGCCGACCTGGACCTGCCCCCCGAGGAGGTGCTCGCCCACCTCGACGATCTGGTCAGCCGCGCCGCCCGGGAGGAGGGCTCGGGTGCGGACACCCTGACGAGCGGCATGCAGGCGGTGGGCGCGAGTTGTCTGTACGTGGTGTACGACCCGGTGAGCGGACAGTGCTCCATGGCGGGCGCGGGCCATCCCGCGCCCGCGATCGTCAGCCCCGACGGCACCGTGACGTTCGCCGACCTCCCCCACGGTCCCGCACTCGGTGTGGGCGGACTGCCCTTCGAATCGCTTGAGTTGACCCTGGCGGAGGGCAGTGTGCTCGCCCTGCACACCGACGGTCTGATCGCCACTCCTCGTACCGGACGGGATCCGGAGGCGGGCCGGGAGCGGCTGCGCCGCGCGCTGGCCGCGCACCCGCAGCCGCTCGACGGACTGTGCCGCACCATCGTGGACGATCTCGTGCCGACGCGTCCGTACGACGACGTGGCGCTGTTGATGGCCCGCACCCGGCGTCTGGGAACCGAACAGGTCGCGACGTGGGACCTGCCGCTCGACCCGGCCGTGGTCGCCGATGCCCGGAAGGCGACGACCGCGCAGCTCTCCGTCTGGGGCCTGGACGAGCTGGCGTTCACCACCGAACTGGTCGTGAGCGAACTCGTCACCAACGCCATCCGGCACGCCTCCGGCCCGATCCGGTTGCGACTGATCACCGAACAGACCCTGATCTGCGAGGTGTCCGACGGTGGCGCCACCGCCCCTCATCTGCGCCATCCGAAGACGACCGACGAGGGCGGCCGGGGTCTGTTCCTGATCTCCCAGGTCACCCAGCGGTGGGGCACCCGCTACACCCCGGAGGGGAAGATCATCTGGGCCGAGCAGTCCCTCACTGAGCCACCGATCTGA
- a CDS encoding SCO5389 family protein — MSLDVSPKLLAEAEHGQVREEDFVETVRTSLPYAYDLIAGLVGELRGGVREFADNHTPPPSEKERGQLLRALASDAIRGSLERHFGVTLAFMNCHRVAVFRPEAQGGDTHARFISLRSQILNQSPEFRDC; from the coding sequence ATGTCACTCGACGTCTCCCCGAAGCTGCTCGCCGAAGCCGAACACGGTCAGGTCCGCGAAGAGGACTTCGTGGAAACCGTTCGTACGTCCCTGCCGTACGCGTACGACCTCATCGCCGGCCTGGTCGGCGAACTCCGTGGCGGAGTGAGGGAGTTCGCCGACAACCACACCCCGCCGCCCTCCGAGAAGGAGCGGGGGCAGCTGTTGCGGGCGCTGGCCAGTGACGCGATCCGCGGCAGTCTGGAACGGCATTTCGGGGTGACCTTGGCCTTCATGAACTGCCACCGGGTCGCGGTCTTCCGTCCCGAGGCCCAGGGCGGAGACACCCATGCCCGCTTCATCTCCCTACGTTCGCAGATCCTCAACCAGTCACCCGAGTTCCGCGACTGCTGA
- a CDS encoding DUF6445 family protein has translation MPPQPPRTPALPVLPYRKPTRDRDYWVFDNVLPDMDAVRARCVAKDDWVKGFPYTSESWPGLRTMPGLEPEELTRVERLVKKATGAQKLWQQATPSGATLNHNCIQVVGKDEGEPRPHTDSRALCRYAAVLYLNPNVPKDCGTSFYRQNLPGGRLGGNVVTAPHNNLVEALGTRFVPPDSFVEDIRVPHRYNRLLLYNANLMHSATEYCGSTMEDKRMTAVFFWMA, from the coding sequence ATGCCCCCACAACCTCCGAGAACACCGGCACTCCCGGTCCTCCCCTATCGGAAACCCACCCGCGATCGCGACTACTGGGTCTTCGACAACGTGCTGCCCGACATGGATGCCGTCCGGGCCCGGTGCGTCGCCAAGGACGACTGGGTCAAGGGCTTTCCGTACACCTCGGAGAGCTGGCCCGGTCTGCGGACGATGCCCGGGCTCGAACCGGAGGAGTTGACGCGCGTAGAGCGACTGGTGAAGAAGGCCACCGGCGCCCAGAAGCTGTGGCAGCAGGCAACGCCGTCCGGCGCCACCCTCAACCACAACTGCATCCAGGTGGTCGGCAAGGACGAGGGAGAGCCGCGTCCCCACACCGACTCACGCGCGCTCTGCCGTTACGCCGCGGTGCTCTATCTGAACCCGAACGTTCCCAAGGACTGCGGGACCAGCTTCTACCGGCAGAACCTGCCCGGCGGCCGACTGGGCGGGAACGTGGTGACCGCGCCGCACAACAACCTGGTCGAGGCGCTGGGTACGCGCTTCGTCCCGCCGGACTCCTTCGTCGAGGACATCCGCGTACCGCACCGGTACAACCGGCTGCTGCTCTACAACGCCAACCTGATGCACAGCGCCACCGAGTACTGCGGCAGCACCATGGAGGACAAGCGGATGACCGCGGTCTTCTTCTGGATGGCCTGA
- a CDS encoding amino acid permease, with protein MTEDEARLHELGYAQELERSMSPFSNFAVSFTIICILSGCMTLYGFGMNTGGPAVMVWGWPIVGLLTLTVGLGMAEVCSSYPTAGGLYYWAAKLAKSNGPAWAWFTGWFNFLGQVAVTAGIDFGLAQFLNAFLDLQFGFTATPGHTVLLFGITLLVHALLNVRGVKLVALLNNISVWWQVIGVAVVVLALVFLPDHHQSAGFVFGHFVNNTGWGSGLYVSLLGLLLAQYTLTGFDASAHMTEETHDAARSGPRGIVNSILVSLVAGWILLIGVTFAIQSYDGALGSSTGVPPVQIFLDALGDTGGKLLLLIVIGAQFFCGMSSVTANSRMIYAFSRDGALPGSKIWHRISDRTRTPSNAVWLASGGAFLLGLPYLINPTAYAAVTSIAVIGLFIAYVIPIYLRLRQGDDFAAGPWNLGRWSKPIAVIAVGWVACVTILFMLPQASPVTAKTFNYAPVAVAVVVGFAGAWWLLSARKWFNGPKVQGSAAELASIERELMGG; from the coding sequence ATGACCGAGGACGAGGCCCGGCTCCACGAGCTCGGCTACGCGCAGGAACTCGAGCGCAGCATGTCGCCGTTCTCGAACTTCGCCGTCTCGTTCACGATCATCTGCATCCTCTCCGGCTGTATGACGCTCTACGGCTTCGGCATGAACACCGGCGGTCCGGCCGTCATGGTGTGGGGCTGGCCGATCGTGGGTCTCCTCACCCTCACCGTCGGCCTGGGCATGGCCGAGGTGTGTTCCAGCTATCCGACCGCGGGTGGCCTCTACTACTGGGCGGCCAAGCTCGCCAAGAGCAATGGCCCGGCCTGGGCCTGGTTCACCGGCTGGTTCAACTTTCTCGGCCAGGTCGCGGTCACCGCGGGCATCGACTTCGGGCTGGCGCAGTTCCTCAACGCCTTCCTGGACCTTCAGTTCGGCTTCACCGCCACCCCCGGCCACACGGTGCTCCTCTTCGGCATCACCCTGCTGGTCCACGCGCTGCTCAACGTGCGCGGCGTCAAGCTCGTCGCCCTGCTCAACAACATCAGCGTGTGGTGGCAGGTCATCGGTGTGGCGGTCGTCGTGCTCGCGCTGGTGTTCCTCCCCGACCACCACCAGTCGGCGGGCTTCGTCTTCGGGCACTTCGTCAACAACACCGGCTGGGGATCCGGCCTGTACGTCTCCCTGCTCGGCCTGCTGCTCGCCCAGTACACCCTGACCGGCTTCGACGCCTCCGCCCACATGACCGAGGAGACCCACGACGCGGCCCGCTCCGGCCCGCGCGGCATCGTCAACTCGATACTCGTCTCGCTGGTCGCCGGCTGGATCCTGCTGATCGGCGTCACCTTCGCCATCCAGAGCTACGACGGCGCGCTCGGCAGCAGCACCGGAGTACCCCCGGTCCAGATCTTCCTCGACGCCCTGGGTGACACCGGCGGCAAGCTGCTGCTCCTCATCGTCATAGGGGCCCAGTTCTTCTGCGGGATGTCCTCCGTGACCGCCAACTCCCGCATGATCTACGCCTTCTCGCGGGACGGCGCACTGCCGGGCTCGAAGATCTGGCACCGGATCAGCGACCGCACCCGCACCCCGTCCAACGCGGTGTGGCTCGCCTCCGGCGGCGCCTTCCTCCTCGGCCTTCCCTATCTGATCAACCCCACCGCGTACGCCGCCGTCACCTCGATCGCCGTCATCGGCCTCTTCATCGCGTACGTCATCCCCATCTACCTGCGGCTGCGTCAGGGCGACGACTTCGCCGCCGGGCCCTGGAACCTGGGCCGGTGGAGCAAGCCCATCGCGGTGATCGCCGTCGGCTGGGTCGCCTGCGTCACCATCCTGTTCATGCTGCCGCAGGCAAGCCCGGTCACGGCCAAGACCTTCAACTACGCGCCGGTCGCGGTCGCCGTGGTGGTGGGCTTCGCCGGCGCCTGGTGGCTGCTCTCCGCCCGCAAGTGGTTCAACGGCCCCAAGGTCCAGGGCAGCGCGGCCGAGCTGGCCTCCATCGAACGCGAGCTCATGGGCGGCTGA
- a CDS encoding luciferase domain-containing protein, protein MTLALRAMTRLANWPDLAEAQPSCGTGRALCSAQSEIVHFHTDHDVDLHLTVRAIRRFEDHLKGATAVRMVPGSRWVTIHLEVDTDIDLLLTLVSLALQAHQTSPVPVDTPSASCNDQ, encoded by the coding sequence ATGACATTGGCCTTGAGAGCCATGACGCGGCTGGCGAACTGGCCGGACCTCGCGGAGGCCCAGCCGAGTTGCGGCACGGGCCGAGCGCTCTGCTCGGCCCAGAGCGAGATCGTCCACTTCCATACGGACCACGACGTCGACCTGCACCTCACGGTCCGGGCCATCCGCCGCTTCGAGGACCACCTCAAGGGCGCGACCGCGGTCCGGATGGTGCCCGGCTCGCGGTGGGTGACGATTCACCTCGAAGTCGACACGGACATCGACCTTCTGCTGACCCTGGTGAGCCTCGCGCTCCAGGCCCACCAGACAAGTCCGGTTCCCGTCGATACGCCGTCGGCGAGCTGCAACGACCAGTGA